The following coding sequences are from one Rattus rattus isolate New Zealand chromosome 11, Rrattus_CSIRO_v1, whole genome shotgun sequence window:
- the Mrps18c gene encoding 28S ribosomal protein S18c, mitochondrial, whose translation MAALLALRSCIGRKNLTTATGCFTDRATHAVSVPWRRCFSQYEQVTSNEDLPIPMENPYKEPLKKCVLCEKRVDYKNVQLLSQFISPFTGCIYGRHITGLCGKKQKEVTKAIKRAQKMGFMPVTYKDPAYLKDPKVCNIRYRE comes from the exons ATGGCAGCTCTGCTTGCTCTGCGCAGCTGTATAGGGAGGAAGAACTTGACAACCGCGACTGGCTGCTTCACGGATCGCGCAACTCACGCGG tttctgtgcCATGGAGAAGATGTTTTTCACAGTATGAACAGGTAACCAGCAATGAAGACCTG CCAATCCCAATGGAAAACCCCTATAAGGAGCCTCTTAAGAAGTGCGTCTTGTGTGAGAAACGTGTAGATTACAAGAATGTACAG CTTTTGTCCCAGTTTATTTCTCCATTTACCGGATGCATTTACGGAAGGCACATAACAG GTCTTTGtgggaagaagcagaaggaagtgaCTAAAGCCATTAAGCGAGCTCAGAAAATGG GGTTTATGCCAGTTACATACAAGGATCCGGCATATCTCAAAGACCCTAAAGTTTGCAACATCAGATACCGAGAATAA